GGAGGTAATGGATGGATTTTATAACCGTCAAGGAGTTCTTTGAAGATAATAATGAAAAATTCCGCCTTAATATTTTAGCGGGCGAAGAATATCTTGATAAAAAAAAAATAGTGGTATCAGACATAAACCGGCCGGGGCTTGCTTTGGCCGGTTTTTTTGGATATTTTCCGTATGAACGTATTCAGGTTTTTGGAAAGACGGAATTTACCTATATAAAAAAACTTGGAAGCGTGAAAGCGGACAGGGTTATGGGTGAAATATTCAAGCAGAATGTCCCCTGTATAATAATTTCAAGAAATTTAAAGGCGCCTTCCGGTTTTCTGCTGCTTGCAAAAAAGTATAAGACGCCGGTTTTTGAAACTTCCCTTTTTACGACAAAAATCATAAGCGCCACCATGATATATCTTGAAAAAAAACTGGCTCCAAAAATTACCATGCATGGAACTTTTGTGGATGTGTACGGGCTTGGGGTTCTTATAACCGGCAAGAGCGGTATAGGGAAAAGTGAAGTAACATTAGAACTGGTAAAAAGAGGGCACAGGCTTGTCGCTGACGATCTTATAGAAGTCACAAGGCTGGGAGAAGGCGAACTTGAAGCAAGGGGCATGAGTGTTGTTCAGCACCATATGGAAATAAGAGGAGTGGGAATAATAGACGTTCGGACCCTTTTTGGCGTGGGCGCGGTCAGGGATTATCAGAAAGTGGAACTTGTGCTTCATCTTGAAGAATGGGAAAAAGGCAAGGATTATGAAAGGCTTGGAATAGAGGAACACATGCAGGATATACTTGGAGTACAGGTGCCAAAAATAGTCCTTCCGGTAAAGCCGGGAAGAACATTAAGTATAATTGTGGAAGTGGCTGCCATGAATCAAAGGTTAAGGCAGAAAGGCCACAACCCGGCAAAAGAACTTAATGAAAAAATAATGATGTACATGGGGAAGGGAAAAAGGGATGTCTAGATTTGATAAGTGGCTCTACCCTGGAATAAGGATAAAAAGGTGGGTTTTTCTTCTTATATTAAGTTTAATAGTGCTTGCTGTGGGTTTTTCCGGGCAGTTAGGTTCAATGGTAAGAAATTTCAGGATAGAAACCGGTATTAATTTTGACGCTTTTTTCTACAAACTTCAGCGGTTAAAGTTTATTGATGTTGCAATAATACTTCTGGCATTTGCCGGAGTTTCAATGGCAGTAAGGCGGGCATACTATTCGGTGCTGGCCATGTATGTCCCCAATAGAGAAAAAGATTTTATCAATATGGCATACAGAAAGGCGAAACTTAGGCGCGGCCCAAGGATAGTGGCAATAGGCGGAGGAACCGGACTTCCAAATTCGCTGCGGGCCTTAAAAAAATATACTTCCAATCTTTCCGCGATAGTAACAGTGGCGGATGATGGCGGTTCTTCGGGAAGGTTAAGAAAAGACTACCAGATAATACCGCCGGGCGATATCAGAAACTGTATCGTGGCGCTTGCCGACCAGGAAACGCTTTTAGGGAAACTTTTTCAGTACAGGTTTGACAAGGGAGAAGACCTTGCCGGCCACAGTTTTGGAAATATTTTCATCACTGCCATGACGCATGTGGCAGGTGATTTTTCAAAGGGTGTTGAAGAAAGTTCGAAAGTACTGGCCATTAACGGCAAGGTACTGCCGGTATCTTTTGACAATATGTCGCTTCAGGCAAAAATGCAGGATGGAAGGCTTATTCTGGGAGAATCGCATATCCCTGAAGCAAAAGGCGTCATAGAAAAGCTTTTCATAATGCCGGAAGACTGTAAGGCAAATCCGGATGCTCTGGAAGAAATAAAAAAAGCAGATGTAATAGTAATGGGGCCGGGCAGCCTTTTTACCAGTGTCATTCCTAACCTGCTGGTTCCCGGAATAAAAGAAGCTATTATTTCAAATAAGAAAGCGGCAAAAATATACGTATGCAATATTATGACACAGCCCGGGGAAACGGATAATTTTACCGTGTCCGACCATTTAAAAGCTGTAATAAAACATACGGGATGTAAAGTCATAGATTACGTGGTTGCTAATAATAAAGAAGCAAAGCAGGATATTCTTTCAAGGTACGCAAGGGAAAATTCATATCCTGTCAGGATTGACAGGGAAGAAATAAACAGGCTTGGTGTTAAAGTTGTTGAAGGTAAACTTTTTAATGACGGTGATTATATACGCCACGCGGAAGACCTTTTAGGCAGACTTATAATGAAACTGCTTATAATTTAAAGCGTGACGGGCAAAGGGAGCTGGAAATGGCGGGAATAATAATTGCAACACACTATACTTTTGCGGAAAGCCTTAAAGAAACTATTTTTATGATAGTGGGGCAGAAAGAAAAAGTGACGGCGCTTACGCTTTTAAAAAGCGATACTCTTGAAACTTTTACCGCTAAAATGAAGGATGCTGTGGAAAAGAATGATGATGGAAAAGGCGTGGTAATAATGGCGGACATGTTTGGCGGTACACCCATGAACGCGGCTTTTTCACTTTATAATGCTGATCCAAAAATAAAAATAATAACCGGTGTGAATATGCCGATGGTGGTAGAGGCCATGAATCATATTGAAAAAAGTTCCGCAGAAATAACCGAAATGATATTTTCAAAAAAAGACAGGCTGATAATAGACGTGAAAACAATGATTGGGAAAAGGTAAATTATTATATGCCGATTCTGCTTACAAGGATTGATGACAGATTAATACACGGCCAGGTGGTTGTGGGCTGGGCGCAGTCTTTAAAGGCCGACCATATAATTGTTGTTAATGATGATGTGGTTAACAATGACATGCAGAAGTTTCTTTTCCGTATGGCTACGCCGACGGAAATTAACCTGTCCATTATCAGCGTTAAAGAGGCTGCAATAAAGATAAAAAACAGGGAATTTGATGACGATAAGGCGATTATACTGGTGAAAAGCCCAAAAGATATCTGCGGAGTAATTGAGGCCGGCGGAAAAATCGGGGAAGTAAATATTGGCGGAATGCATTTTTCAGAGACTAAGATACAGCTTTATGACGCTATTTTTGTGGACGGCGACGATGTGGCTGCTTTTCAGCGTATAAATCAGCTGGGA
The Candidatus Goldiibacteriota bacterium HGW-Goldbacteria-1 DNA segment above includes these coding regions:
- a CDS encoding PTS fructose transporter subunit IIB, with the protein product MPILLTRIDDRLIHGQVVVGWAQSLKADHIIVVNDDVVNNDMQKFLFRMATPTEINLSIISVKEAAIKIKNREFDDDKAIILVKSPKDICGVIEAGGKIGEVNIGGMHFSETKIQLYDAIFVDGDDVAAFQRINQLGVGLEVRMVPTDSKKDIFKAIKEKFLK
- a CDS encoding PTS mannose transporter subunit IID, whose translation is MAGIIIATHYTFAESLKETIFMIVGQKEKVTALTLLKSDTLETFTAKMKDAVEKNDDGKGVVIMADMFGGTPMNAAFSLYNADPKIKIITGVNMPMVVEAMNHIEKSSAEITEMIFSKKDRLIIDVKTMIGKR
- the hprK gene encoding HPr(Ser) kinase/phosphatase, with the protein product MDFITVKEFFEDNNEKFRLNILAGEEYLDKKKIVVSDINRPGLALAGFFGYFPYERIQVFGKTEFTYIKKLGSVKADRVMGEIFKQNVPCIIISRNLKAPSGFLLLAKKYKTPVFETSLFTTKIISATMIYLEKKLAPKITMHGTFVDVYGLGVLITGKSGIGKSEVTLELVKRGHRLVADDLIEVTRLGEGELEARGMSVVQHHMEIRGVGIIDVRTLFGVGAVRDYQKVELVLHLEEWEKGKDYERLGIEEHMQDILGVQVPKIVLPVKPGRTLSIIVEVAAMNQRLRQKGHNPAKELNEKIMMYMGKGKRDV